The following coding sequences lie in one Arachis ipaensis cultivar K30076 chromosome B05, Araip1.1, whole genome shotgun sequence genomic window:
- the LOC107641747 gene encoding protein FANTASTIC FOUR 3 isoform X2 — MHGVTTPSLFQLKMAAIVCHGQSSLDSHHHLIHTHRLRKPPLTPSHHLSYLEQTPNHHKTTPQNNTSLISYSKSCEGGWGFVPSSLSREEKETAPYVHPQVKLSSVRMSPKSLELCTENLGNESGTDIMGDSGIHVFTSSEQSTCTSSTTQCFGGNKKKMKKKKIAKTKSFPPPLTTMRGSESIQVRPHREGGRLVIEITKAPSTSSSCFRAQRSHGRLRLSLLDHQEEEEEEEEEEFEGEVEDEEETEEIEEGGG; from the coding sequence ATGCATGGTGTCACTACTCCTTCATTATTCCAATTGAAGATGGCTGCAATTGTGTGCCATGGGCAATCATCCCTTGACTCTCATCACCACCTAATACACACCCACAGGCTTAGGAAGCCTCCACTCACTCCTTCTCATCATTTATCTTACTTGGAACAAACCCCAAACCATCACAAAACTACACCACAAAACAACACTAGTCTTATTAGTTACTCCAAGTCGTGTGAGGGTGGTTGGGGCTTCGTTCCATCTTCCCTTTCCAGAGAAGAGAAAGAAACAGCGCCATATGTCCATCCTCAGGTGAAGCTTTCGTCTGTTCGAATGAGCCCCAAGAGTTTGGAGCTCTGCACTGAGAACCTGGGGAATGAGAGTGGCACGGACATCATGGGGGACAGTGGCATTCACGTCTTTACCTCCTCGGAGCAAAGTACTTGTACATCATCAACAACTCAATGTTTCGGAGGcaataagaagaagatgaagaagaagaagatagcaAAAACAAAGAGCTTCCCACCTCCTTTGACAACCATGAGGGGTTCGGAGTCTATACAAGTAAGGCCCCACAGAGAAGGTGGCAGGTTAGTCATTGAGATCACCAAGGCCCCAtccacttcttcttcttgtttccgTGCTCAGAGAAGCCATGGCCGCCTTCGGCTATCCCTTTTGGAtcaccaagaagaagaagaagaagaggaagaagaagagtttgaaggagaagttgaagatgaagaagaaacagAGGA
- the LOC107641747 gene encoding protein FANTASTIC FOUR 3 isoform X1: MHGVTTPSLFQLKMAAIVCHGQSSLDSHHHLIHTHRLRKPPLTPSHHLSYLEQTPNHHKTTPQNNTSLISYSKSCEGGWGFVPSSLSREEKETAPYVHPQVKLSSVRMSPKSLELCTENLGNESGTDIMGDSGIHVFTSSEQSTCTSSTTQCFGGNKKKMKKKKIAKTKSFPPPLTTMRGSESIQVRPHREGGRLVIEITKAPSTSSSCFRAQRSHGRLRLSLLDHQEEEEEEEEEEFEGEVEDEEETEEEEGDKRCGVRIEREKKRRSSCKEEGDHENIIRNWEWGESIWVATS; encoded by the coding sequence ATGCATGGTGTCACTACTCCTTCATTATTCCAATTGAAGATGGCTGCAATTGTGTGCCATGGGCAATCATCCCTTGACTCTCATCACCACCTAATACACACCCACAGGCTTAGGAAGCCTCCACTCACTCCTTCTCATCATTTATCTTACTTGGAACAAACCCCAAACCATCACAAAACTACACCACAAAACAACACTAGTCTTATTAGTTACTCCAAGTCGTGTGAGGGTGGTTGGGGCTTCGTTCCATCTTCCCTTTCCAGAGAAGAGAAAGAAACAGCGCCATATGTCCATCCTCAGGTGAAGCTTTCGTCTGTTCGAATGAGCCCCAAGAGTTTGGAGCTCTGCACTGAGAACCTGGGGAATGAGAGTGGCACGGACATCATGGGGGACAGTGGCATTCACGTCTTTACCTCCTCGGAGCAAAGTACTTGTACATCATCAACAACTCAATGTTTCGGAGGcaataagaagaagatgaagaagaagaagatagcaAAAACAAAGAGCTTCCCACCTCCTTTGACAACCATGAGGGGTTCGGAGTCTATACAAGTAAGGCCCCACAGAGAAGGTGGCAGGTTAGTCATTGAGATCACCAAGGCCCCAtccacttcttcttcttgtttccgTGCTCAGAGAAGCCATGGCCGCCTTCGGCTATCCCTTTTGGAtcaccaagaagaagaagaagaagaggaagaagaagagtttgaaggagaagttgaagatgaagaagaaacagAGGAAGAGGAAGGAGACAAGAGATGTGGAGTGAGAATTGAgagggaaaagaagagaagaagcagtTGCAAGGAAGAAGGTGACCATGAAAACATAATAAGAAACTGGGAGTGGGGGGAATCTATTTGGGTCGCAACTTCCTAG